GCACACCACTAGCGTCTTAATTATGTCACACAATTCTGATTTGGTTTTGAGTGGCACAgatgtttatttttatagtaAACCAGCCAACAAGCCCTAAAGCTGGGTATATGTTACTTTGTAGGAGAGCTTTGCCCAATCGAAGTGGTAGTTTGGTCCAGGTGGTCAGATGAAGCGCAAGAAGGTTATTGTTCAGTACTGCCCACATTATAAACTTTTGTTTTTAgttgacgcccccccccccttttccctgtcTTGCAGTGTCCACAGGTCCACCTCCTCCACTGCAATGAAGGGAGATACCATGTGCTGGGAGCAGGACTGGGGCCACATGAGAGGCTGCTGTGGGAGAACTTCCTTCCTTCTACTAGTCTTGACTCTCTGCCCCCATTTGTCTTAAATATGCTTCTTTGTTGACACTAATTTAAGAGGGAATCATAAAGCACTTGGGCCTTGCTTAATGTAGCCTGTAACTTCCATGTGCCATGCTTAatttccaaaaaaaagagagaggctccATCAAATAAAACTCagcgcatgctcagaggcaccctccaGTTTACAGTGATGTCACACGCTCCTGGCATTTCACCTTGGTTCCTAGGGCTGGGCCCTGGCTCCAACgaagctctgccccccccctcccacaaatgccAAAAGGGTGACTGTAATTACATGGcttttaagaaaaatattttttatcttgTACAGGATTTTGATATGTAGCACTAGTGTATGCTATTAGATTTATACGTGTACCCATACTGGAATCTGCTCTTTTTTTAAGCTGTACTCCTCAGCCTCTACGCAAGGAGTTTTTGGTACCTTGTTAACTGGCTATTGAGTCACTAGCTGGGTCTTTGACTCTTACACTTTTCTTTAACATGGCTGCTGGCCGGCACACCCAGGTGGCcttgactggtgtgtgtgtgtgtgtgtgtgtgtgtgtgtgtgtgtgtgtgactgtggtGAAACTGTTTTTCGTTTTGTTTAATTAACGTATTGAATCAAGTTGCAATGTGTATTATTTTGCATCTAGCTTACTGTAGAGCAgactctcttcctccccaccccactccccagtccggttgccctccagctgcttttggactaccaagttccatctgccccagccagcacggagGAGGCTACCAGGTCCAGGGAAATTTTAACAGGCAGCAAATTTTAACAGCCAGCAATCACTTGCAGGAAGGATTGGGAAATGGGTCTGCGGCTGGCAGGGCACCTCGACGAAAGGCAGCGTGTTAGAAGATGGAGGAATGGCCTGGAAGAGGCCGTTTTAAGCCGAGCGTTATGAAAAGTTGGGAaaacccctgctctgaagcaacTCTTGAATCTGCCTACCTACACCTAATGGTAGGTTTTGGTGGGACTGGAGGTACAAAAGGGATGATAACTACAAAACACTCCCCCTTGCTCCTGGGGCTTTAGTAGTCCTGTGTGGTAGGGAACATACCAGTGGTAATATCCTAACTTATACCTTTTCTAGGGTAGAGTGAGACATTATTAGCCCTTCTCCGCCTTCTCTTTTTGTAGAGTAGTCCAGTTTGAGCCACAGGGTTAAAATTGTTGATATAGCTTTATAGATTTCCATATTTATGTAACTTCTTTCAATATTCAAGATCGGACCAGGTATTTAAATTTGTCCAAAAGGGACATTTTGGGGTTGAAGAATTGAGAATTtcatttgtgtgtggggggggggggggaggattgtaCTTAAAATACAACACCTGATGGAGCTGGATTTGGAAAGTAAAAAAGGACCCCTATCCAGCCCGAAATTAAGCACTTTTACAGCCCACTGATAGCAGTGGGAGAGTTAAGTGAATGACTAATCTCTTCCGATTATATCAGTGGGGGATGTACTTAATGTTTCGCTGGATCATGCCcacagtaacccccccccccaaaccagccctATTCTGTTGTGTTTGATACGTGGCATATAATTTTTAGTACAAGACACTGAGTGGTATTAGGTACCCTCCGTTTTCAATGTGCTAGAAtttagacctattgaaatgaacaGTGGTTGGCTCACTATGCCACCCTGGCGCCCCCCAGATGCTTTGCACCACAACTGCCACCAACCCCATCACTCTATTGgctatcctggctggggctgatgggagttgtagtcccagatcCTCTGAAGGGCCCCACATTGGTAAAGGCTGCTTTGCATATGCATTCTCCTGCTTCGTTAGTGGTTAACATCTTCAGGTGGATGAGCTGTTACTTGTAATGCTTTCAAGTATCCAGAGCctgaaattgtttgttttttaaaaaattattattatcagtgaaACATATATGGAGTAAATAGTATGGTTTGCCTTTCCACCTCTGTTCCCCTGCAACCAGTAGCTGCTCATTTCAGGAGACTGCCGTGTTCTTCAAGCCTCTTCCGTCTTTAGATGGAGTTAGCTCAGCAATCAGTTCCTTGAAAAAAGCGTTTCTCTGGCTGTTGCAATCTGGTCTACATCCAGTATTTGCTTTTTCTCAATTTTATACCTGAGGATTATGTATTAATGAACCTTTGCTTGTCATCTATGGGTCTTTAGTTTATTAagcttatttttattaaaaagcctGTAATATCCATGTCCTCTCATTTCTTATATGAAACTTGTACAGTTCTTTTTCCccccagggtgtgtgtgctggttGTTAAATATAATGATCCCTTCTTAGGAGGGTACTTGCATTTAAATGACACCTACATCAGTTAGGGGGCACCACCTTTGACGACAACCATCTGCAGTGAGTTGATAGTGAACTGCAGGTTGCTTAATAATCCCTCATGCATGATGAACACTCTGGGTGCATGATTGTGCAGATAATTCAAATGAGAGGTTGGTCAGACAGAACCATCCCTTCTGCTTTATAAAACTTAATGGCAGCCTTAGCCGCCTTCCCCTGCCATGGGCATTGtggtgctgggggtgggaggTCCTGTAATACACAACAGAAGGTACCAAACAGTTCAGGGTAgctcacctgtggccctccatatgctgttTGAATGAAATTGTGACTGGCTTTTGAAATTTCAATATATTTGGGcatgacatttcccccccaaaagaaagccaCACAAGTAGTTAggcctaccgtatttttccatgtacaagatgcccccgtgtataagacaaccccattTTTTTTCAACccaaaattaagttgtttagctttgggggggggggtcacttatGCCAATCACTCACCCGCCACTGCCGATCACTTGCCACAGCCACTACCTATTGCACACCTTGCCGCAGCCACAGCCAATCTCTTGCTTGCTACTGCCATTAATTGCacatcccccctctgcattcgttatccatgtataagacaacaccAAATTattgcctttttttaaatagcaaaaaGCACCGTCttctacatggaaaaatatggtatttagtTTATGACCTGACCTATTCCTCACTGTCTATAATGCCAGGGTTCAAGATTTACTGCTCATGGATAACAAACTTTATTCAGCCCATTTACAGTACACAAAAGAAACACAAGAGGTACAACAGGCTTTCACTGTGGGTTTCCCCCCATTAATGTCTAGATCACCACCTACGGGGGAGATCCCCCCTGCAtaagcccctccccaccccggtgATGAAATGATGCTGAGTAAGAAACCAACCAAGGCTTTCCCTTATGCAGGGAAATATCAGTGGATTGTGGTCTTCGTTTACttcaaaagcagaaaaggaaacGCCGGGGCTTGTGCAAACtcaagttttatgctgcttctATCCACACTTTGTTTGCACCAAAAGCAGTTTAATTCTTCCTTTGCTGCAGTGAATTTAATCCTATATTCTGCCATTGCTTGGTCAGAGATAAAATTCCCCTCTCCCAGGGGATTGCATACAGAGCTTTTGACCCCAAGCGGCTACACTTGAAGCCAGCAATTGAGAAAATCTCCATAGGGTAGGAACTCTTGACTACAGTGACACACTAACCCTGCTTTCTGGAAGGAGATGGACACCACACTCCGTCATACACTACTACAGTGACATGAGAGCCAAATAGACCAGCTGTGGTCCTCAAGCCTCTTGGCTGGGCACCCTCTTTCCCTTATCCCACCTGCCCCCATCTCTAGCAGCAAGATGCTCCCATCATTTGCCCTAGAAACTGCAGAAATAGCTGCCTTCCTCTAATGGAGGTGTTGGGGTTTCAATCTTCCACACTCAGCTTCATTCACCTTGCCCAGTTACTGGGAGCTGGTGCACAGGGCAAGGAAACTGGGCTTATAAAATACTACAGGACACTGCatgcctttctcctgcctgttTACTGCTGCACCTACATTTTCAGCTGCCATAAGAGGAATGGGGTGTGTGGAGGTGGGGATAGGACAGGCAGGGAACATTTCCATACCACACCTTTCTCATGCCTGTTGTGATGACAAAAGGTTGATAAAATATTCAAAAAGCATTTTAGCCTGTGCGAGTACCATTTGGTCTCAGATTTTCCCATCATGTACAAGTACACCCAGAaatatcactccccccccccgcccattccACTAACAAAGGCTTGCTGATTATTATCTCCCCCCTGCCCTTGGTCTCCTTTGAAATGACGGCAAATGAAAAGATGTGCATGTGTGGAGGTATACAGTACACAAATGAGAGTTTCACAAAGAGATGTTTTACAGCTCTCTGTTGGGGTTGGGTAGGGactgtgattttcttttcttttcttccagagaTGCAATAGCAACACATCTGCTGCTTCATTGACTTGATAGCTCCCAGGTTCCCACTGACAGATCcaggcaaggaaataaacaacagggCCATCCACATTTCAGTGTGTTGGAACTGAGCAAGGAGTAGGTctttctccagcctctgctgcACCCAATGCAAAAAACTAGGCCTTTCGTCAAAGAAAAATTGCTATGGCAGCCAACAACGGCTGGTTCGCAAGAAACAATCCTTGTCGCAACATACAGGCCTTAGTTGTCCTCGTCGGAAGACAAGCCTTCGatctcatctctgtctcctccGATGGCCATCCAGAATGCTTTGGCAACCTACAATTCAAGAGATACCAAGACAATAAAGTCTCAGGGGACAGCCACGCTCCTGCAGCAGATAAGAAACCAACTCATTTACACACCCGTGGTTAAGAGTGGAGGTTCCCTGTTAAGTTCCCAAGGGCCAATCTGTGTGGCCTCAAACACAACAGCATTAACATTCTCTCTAAAGATAAACCAAATTAAGCAGGTTCCCATAAATTCTCCTTTCGCTAATTGAGGAAAAGGCGAGGCCACTAGAATCTAGTTGATAATATGCCAATGAGCCGAAGTAccaaaggcccccccccaaatagttgCTTTAGGCTATTTTTGGCTTAGAATGCTTGCAGTGCAATTTCTACTTAGAAATGTTGGCCAAGAATGACTCTTTAAGGGAAGTTTTGAGCTCTTCTGAAACTCTCACCTTTTCTGCATGCAGTTTCCTCTGTTCGTGAGGCAGTGTGGCAGCCTTTTCTGTAggaatgaaaaggaaagaaagttacAGTTAAAACTGGTCAGGAGTCAAGAAAGAGCAGAAGGGTGTTTctccagtttgggggggggggggaactggccaAGCTGAAAGAAAACTACACAAAAGGGACCAGCCTGAAAATAGAAAGTATGCACTGGTTCTTTCATTGCTGAAGAACCAGATACCAAACCAGCAATGTACCCAAAAGGCATATTTTTGAATGAGAAACAGGAAATCTGGACAGCTCATAAAGCTCATCTAAAGCATAAAAATAGTACTGGGAGGCCAAACATTCATCTCTGGATCAGTTTTTAATCCTCCATCTTTGCTCTCTCCTAAACCTCCCATTTACCTTTGCTGTGCTAACAAGGTAATAGGAGGCAGGCCGCAGTGTCCTTCCTCTGTTCCTCCATGCCTGAGATGCTGTTATAGCAGCATGCCAGGTGCAAGGAGTACTGGGAAATTCAATTTTCCTAGGGCCACTTGCATTTCTCTGTTGTAGGAGGAGATACCTTACTTACTTCATTCCTTTGCtgccactacagtggaacctcgtgttacggacGGAATCCGTTTTGGAAGCCCGTCCGTAACACGGAACTGACACAAGCCGaagtgctgcgtctgcgcacgcatgcggcgcgatttagtgcttctgcgcatgcggcaaaacccagaagtaacccattatGGTACTTCCATGTTGCCGtgggacgcaacatgaggtatgactattGCAAAAGCTACAAAGAGTGGCAAGGAGGAAGAGTCAGATTCTACTGCCATCTCAGTGACATCACTGGGGATGAAGCAAGCTCAGGTTAAACCAAACTATCTTTCAAGTTTTagaaaacatcccccccccaagtctgacAAGGAGAGTTTCCCCCACCACTAGAAAACAGAAAGCTGAGTAGAATCTATATTGAAATCTTAACtcccagatttaaaaaaaataggaaacTTCACTTGTGGCCAAGAACTGCTGGCCCAAATAGAAAGGCTTGCAAGAGACTGTGTCATACACGAGAAGGGCAGTACCTTTCATTTCCTTCAGCTTGGAGAACAATCGCTCGAAGTTCTCTAGGTCACCCTCTCCTGCAGTGAGGCTTGCAAGCTCTTGAATATCCATATCCAACATAGGATCTGCAAGAATCATAAGAGCGGAATGAATGTATGTCCACATTTGCAGCCCATCTCTTTTGGCTATCTATTTGGACATATGGACTACCTATAAGTAATCTACAAGTCAGGATTGATTTTATATGTATGTGAGctggtgctgttttttttttctttcaaacaaTTTTAAGCCACGGTTTGCAACAAAAACAAGTACAGTGAATAAGAATACATAAAACCCATTAAAAAACCCAGttcactaaacacacacacatatcactgAACGGCAATTACTAACAGCAGTTGCAACCAACATCAGGTGTCTCCTCTTTTTGTTACATTTGCATTAAGAAATTTAAAGAAAAGCTAAGtggatttagaccaggcataggcaaaatcggccttccagatgttttggaactacaactcccatcatccctagctaacagggccagtggtcagggttgaagggaactgtagtctcaaaacatctggagggccaagtttgcctatgcctgatttagaccataTACATTTGCACTGGGCAAAGGCGTGGACCCAAAGATACCCCCCCGATTCAAACAAATTCAGCCCACAGCACTGGGGCACATAGGCAGCTGTGACCTGCCAGCTGCTTGCTGGAGGGGCAGGGCCCTAGTTGCTCCCAGTAAGAAGTTTGGTCTTGCTTGCTCTTTTCTCCCAAACCAAAGATAATTCCTCACCAGCAGCGGGGTCAGCTTGCTGGCTGTTTGCATCAGCCACGTCTTCTCCTGCATCGACAGCTCTCTCCACTGGCAAGGGATCAGGCtggcggggagggagaaatgaAATTAGATACAACATATGCAACAAGAGAGCTGGTCTTCTGTCTTTCACAGGCCACAAGTCCCAGACCAATGTGGAAGGAAATTTCCCCACAAGCCCTGACAGAACTGGCTTTGTTCCACACTGCTAAGAAGACAGCAGGATTTGGTACTGGGCAAAGAATGTAGTATCCATGgaatctttacctttttaaaaaggtaaagagcAAGTTaagttcctagtcctcatggctgtGATAAGCTTAAGTTATGGACCTGTAAACTGACCAATTTAACCCACAAAGGGAGCTCATAGCTGCAATAAAGGGGACAGGAGTGCAAGAAAGGATGGACAAAGAAGGTTTTTTGGGTGGAGAGGGCagggagaattaaaaaaaaaaggatttaaaaaaattactgtttACTTCTGGAGCTTCGTTTTCTTCTGTCCTAAGCCTGCGACTTGTGCCCGTTAAAGCAGGAAGGAAGCCAAAGCCTTGATTCACATCTgaaaagaaagagctgtgagtatAACACTTGAAGTGATGCCAGTTTCGAGGGGGAAGCAGAAGCCCTTCCTGTATCACTTTGTGTGTGAGGTGTGCTCTCCGTATAAAAACATAAGCAGGAGCTTCGTGTAGCTGCTGATCAGCTGACTGACATAAGCATCATGGGAGAAGGCTGTGGATCAAGGGATGAATGGGTAGAATTCCTATGCAAGAACTATCTTGGTGAGTTCtaacctccacccaccccccattttcCTTAAGCTACCAGCCACGACTAGAGAGAGATGTCTGCCCAGTAACTAGGCTGTTCTCCGGGGAGGACACAACAACTTTCCCAAGCAGGCTTCCCCTGcactacagggggggggggacctcttcTGCCATTTGCTACAATGGTGCCACACTGAAGTTAAATTCAGAAGCCCCCTGAGTTTTTTGTAACCATCTGTGCAATCAAAGGGAAATTTCCCTCCCTGGTGGAGTCCTACAGAGTTTGCTCTGCTGTGATGTGTTAACATCTGTGACTGCGGACTTAAAGAAAGGAGGTCAGAAAACTCCCACCTTGAAGCCACCAAGTGGTTAGCCTTGCACATTCCCCCAACTGAGCAGATGTGCTTCGACACCATTGAAAGCTCATtctgttacagtcatacctcagtttaagtacgcttcggtttgagtactttcagtttaagtacgcttcggtttgagtactttcagtttaagtactccgcggacccgtctggaacggattaatccactttccattaccttcaatgggaaagttcgcttcaggttaagtatgcttcaggttaagtacagacttccggaaccaattgtgtacttaaaccgaggtaccactgtattatggaaCTAAGGAGGGTGGAGTATTCAAAGCACAGAGTTTCAGGTGTCATATATACAGGGATGCAAAACCCCAAGGCCAATCTCCACACAACTTCACCCCTCCACAACCCAGAAGCCTTTGAGGTGAGCAAACACAATGGAAAGGGTGGTGCAGtggtcagagtgctggactaggagctgggagagaccagggggTCAAATCCcaaccagccatgaagctccctgatTGACCCTGGACCTTTCACACTTTTGGCCTAAACaatctcacagggttattgtgatgaAAAACTGAGAGGGGAAGAATGAGGTATATCGCCCTAAGGAAAGGCGAGATAGACATGTGAATGAAAGTGAatataaaaagaaaggagaaggaaaagcaaTACGGAACAAGACAATCCAGGGTGTCAGCACTTCTTTCGGCTAGTATCAAATCTCTACTCCCATATCAAAATGTAATTATATGTCCAAACAGGTGACGTTATCTGACCAATCCAGGCACTCTTTGTTTCTCTTCTCTTGCAAAGGAAATGCATCCAGTTCCAAGCACCTGGGGAATCAGTCCAGCCAGGTGCCTCCTGCAACCCAAGCCATTTCAGACCCTGTTTAAAGGAGATGTGCTCCGGGCCATCGCTCTGTGATGGGATGGAAGGCCGTAAATCTAGAAGTGAAGCACAGAGCACCAGAGGGAGCTTCATTTCTAGTTATAGGGGCTAGAGCGACCTGAGGCTGCCAGGGCTCTGCTTGAATGAGCTTTAATTTCTCATAAGCCTCGAGTGCCAATTCTGACACAGAATGAAGGCATGAAGAGGAGCCTGAGCAAAGCAGTGAGAGAGCAGAGGAAGTTATAGAGGAAGAGACAccgtttttaaaaagcagaccgAAAATGACGTACCATTTTTCATCACCACATTTGACCAAACATTGGCATTCAAGGCTTGGATGATTCGCTTCACTCCTGTCGATTCTGGAAAGTCGTCTAAAGAaccagagaggggaaaggaaatgtgcttttaaaaaggctTCTTCAGAAATCAAGCATCAGATTAAGaaactggaaagaagaagaagacactatCTCTTAATTTAGTGAGGAATTCTGGGTGCACTTATTTAAACACACAAAGAAGCCTCTGATAATGTTgctgtttcttattttttaaagccattctgTAAATTCTGGGGAACTTTCTCAGATATTCAGCAGATAAACATATATTCATTCAATTTCCCAAGAACAACACTGACTTTCTTTGGTTAAGGTGCAAAATATCACTCTTACTTTAAACTTACACCCCAAAATGCGTTACCCATCCTGAACCTTTGGAGGAGAGTGAGATGCAAATAAAGAGCTTGGAACAAAGATGAGAAATGTAATACTGAGTTCTCAGCCAGCTGTTGCTCTCTGTCAAAGCTGACTTTGCTCTAGCTCAGTTTTCAAATTGGAAGCAACGAAGAagggttaaaaaagaaaggaacacCAACCAACAACTTATGTTTGATCGCCTTT
The Zootoca vivipara chromosome 14, rZooViv1.1, whole genome shotgun sequence DNA segment above includes these coding regions:
- the AAGAB gene encoding alpha- and gamma-adaptin-binding protein p34, with protein sequence MAVPCALITSCAAEFPGEELVKRIIGTNELPGDVSTGSGARFYPWTIENKYYSADIHLCVVTNQFLVTAEIAESVQAFLVYFDSTSISGLDSISTWLPLIEEWLPEVMILVCDRVSENGINRQKAQEWCIKHGFELVELNPEELPDEDDDFPESTGVKRIIQALNANVWSNVVMKNDVNQGFGFLPALTGTSRRLRTEENEAPEPDPLPVERAVDAGEDVADANSQQADPAADPMLDMDIQELASLTAGEGDLENFERLFSKLKEMKEKAATLPHEQRKLHAEKVAKAFWMAIGGDRDEIEGLSSDEDN